A region from the Pseudomonas sp. Teo4 genome encodes:
- the rpsC gene encoding 30S ribosomal protein S3 yields the protein MGQKVHPTGIRLGIVKEHTSVWYADGATYADYLLKDLKTREYLQDKLKSASVSRIDIHRPAQTARITIHTARPGIVIGKKGEDVEKLRQDLTKQMGVPVHINIEEIRKPELDAMLVAQSVAQQLERRVMFRRAMKRAVQNAMRIGAKGIKIQVSGRLGGAEIARTEWYREGRVPLHTLRADIDYNTYEAHTTYGVIGVKVWIFKGEVIGGRQEELKPQAPAPRKKAAK from the coding sequence ATGGGTCAGAAAGTACATCCCACTGGCATTCGCCTGGGAATCGTCAAGGAGCACACCTCCGTCTGGTACGCAGACGGTGCTACTTACGCAGATTACCTGTTGAAGGATCTGAAAACGCGTGAGTACCTCCAAGACAAACTAAAAAGCGCGTCCGTAAGCCGTATCGATATTCATCGTCCGGCTCAAACTGCACGCATCACCATCCACACCGCTCGTCCCGGTATCGTTATCGGTAAGAAAGGTGAAGATGTCGAGAAGCTGCGTCAGGACCTGACCAAGCAGATGGGTGTGCCTGTGCACATCAACATCGAAGAGATCCGCAAGCCGGAACTCGACGCTATGCTGGTTGCGCAGAGCGTAGCTCAGCAGCTGGAACGCCGCGTAATGTTCCGTCGCGCCATGAAGCGCGCCGTACAGAACGCCATGCGTATTGGTGCCAAAGGCATCAAGATCCAGGTGAGCGGTCGTCTCGGCGGTGCTGAGATTGCTCGTACCGAGTGGTATCGCGAAGGTCGTGTGCCTCTGCACACCCTGCGTGCCGATATCGACTACAACACCTACGAAGCTCACACCACTTATGGTGTGATCGGTGTGAAGGTTTGGATCTTCAAAGGCGAAGTTATTGGTGGTCGCCAAGAAGAACTGAAACCACAAGCACCAGCGCCTCGTAAAAAAGCTGCTAAGTAA
- the rplV gene encoding 50S ribosomal protein L22: MEVAAKLSGARISAQKARLVADQIRGKKVGEALNLLAFSSKKAAEIMKKVLESAVANAEHNEGADVDDLKVSTVFVNEGRSLKRIMPRAKGRADRIVKRSCHITVKVADK; the protein is encoded by the coding sequence ATGGAAGTAGCCGCTAAGTTGTCGGGCGCTCGCATCTCCGCCCAGAAAGCCCGCTTGGTCGCCGACCAGATCCGCGGGAAGAAGGTGGGCGAAGCGCTCAACCTGTTGGCCTTCAGCAGCAAAAAAGCCGCTGAAATCATGAAGAAAGTCCTCGAGTCGGCCGTTGCCAACGCCGAACACAACGAAGGCGCAGACGTTGATGACCTGAAGGTCTCCACCGTCTTCGTCAACGAAGGGCGTTCGCTGAAGCGCATCATGCCACGTGCCAAAGGCCGTGCTGATCGCATCGTCAAGCGGTCTTGCCATATCACTGTCAAGGTTGCGGACAAGTAA
- the rplP gene encoding 50S ribosomal protein L16, whose translation MLQPKRTKFRKQMTGHNRGLALRGSKVSFGEFALKAVARGRLTARQIESARRALTRHVKRGGKIWIRVFPDKPISKKPLEVRMGKGKGSVEYWVAQIQPGKVLYEIEGVSEELAREAFALAAAKLPLATSFVKRTVM comes from the coding sequence ATGTTGCAACCAAAGCGTACAAAATTCCGCAAGCAGATGACCGGCCACAACCGTGGTCTGGCACTGCGCGGTAGCAAAGTCAGCTTCGGCGAATTCGCCCTGAAGGCTGTTGCTCGCGGTCGCCTCACCGCTCGCCAGATCGAGTCCGCACGTCGTGCGCTGACCCGTCACGTAAAACGTGGCGGTAAGATCTGGATCCGTGTGTTCCCGGACAAGCCGATCTCCAAGAAGCCTCTCGAGGTTCGTATGGGTAAAGGTAAAGGTTCCGTGGAATACTGGGTTGCCCAGATCCAGCCAGGCAAAGTCCTGTACGAGATCGAGGGTGTTTCTGAAGAGCTGGCGCGCGAAGCTTTCGCCCTGGCTGCTGCAAAGCTGCCTCTCGCCACCTCCTTTGTTAAGCGGACGGTGATGTGA
- the rpmC gene encoding 50S ribosomal protein L29, whose amino-acid sequence MKANELREKSAQQLNEQLLGLLRDQFNLRMQKATGQLGQSHLLSQVKRDIARVKTVLNQQAGK is encoded by the coding sequence ATGAAAGCGAATGAACTTCGTGAAAAATCTGCACAGCAACTGAATGAGCAACTGCTCGGCTTGCTGCGCGACCAGTTCAATCTGCGTATGCAGAAAGCAACTGGCCAGTTGGGTCAGTCGCACCTGCTCTCGCAAGTTAAGCGTGACATCGCTCGCGTGAAAACTGTGCTCAACCAGCAGGCAGGTAAGTGA
- the rpsS gene encoding 30S ribosomal protein S19: protein MPRSLKKGPFIDLHLLKKIEVAVEKNDRKPVKTWSRRSMILPQMVGLTIAVHNGRQHVPVLVNEDMVGHKLGEFAGTRTYRGHVADKKAKR, encoded by the coding sequence GTGCCACGTTCTCTGAAAAAAGGTCCTTTTATCGATCTTCACCTGCTGAAGAAGATCGAAGTGGCGGTGGAGAAGAACGATCGCAAGCCAGTTAAAACCTGGTCGCGCCGTTCGATGATCCTGCCACAAATGGTCGGTCTGACCATCGCGGTACACAACGGTCGTCAACATGTCCCAGTTCTCGTGAACGAAGACATGGTCGGCCACAAACTGGGCGAGTTCGCCGGTACCCGCACCTACCGCGGGCACGTGGCTGACAAGAAAGCCAAGCGTTAA